CGTGCCCCTTTCTCTTTGCGAACGATGTTATGTTCTAATATTATATAATGGCCATAAACATAATCTTAACCTTCCTCAATGAAAGGAAGGCGAAAGCCTGGGAATCCCACTCAGGGATGGTAGGAAGTCGATGAAAGCTCGTGCCTGGAACAATAAGTCGGACATCCTATATAGAAGTGTATTCCTTATCGAGAAGACAACCTTCGGCGTAGAGAAACAAGTCGTGTAGGGAAGCTTTCGTGCGAGCAGCCATTTTCCTTCGACAGAGGTGGGCAACCGGGTTTTCGTTAGAACGTGGGTCTCACGAACCTGATGCCGTAGGTTCAAGTCCTTTGATATCTTAGAGCGTATAATCGCGGATCAGCATGACGTGAAGAGTTAGATCGTGGAAAGGTGAATACGCAAGATTGAGATTATCGCGTACCTCCTTTCTTAAGCCCGGGGCTAGGAGCCATGGGTTAAGATCTTGGTTAGAAAGCGTATCCCGATCGATGAAAGTCTGATCATCGCGAATACATGGGAGATTACATCGTGAcacacatacataagtaaaagaTCCCGACCGGGAGTTGGGGTTCGGTTCTTGTTGGCCAGCCTCGAGAGCATATAGATAGTAGGCAAGGTAGCAAGACATCTGAAGAGAAAGAGGAATTATGAATCTAGTTTACTACATCCGTAAGTACGGGCATAAGAGAATAAAGAGCCGCATCGTGCTAAATCAGGCATCCAAGGATAAAGGCAACGAGAATACTGTAAATAGACCCCTCACCAGGAGTTCCTCTTCGGTAGGAATGGGTCTACAAATGCTCCCTGGGAGAGATCTACTGAGGACTAGTGGATTTCGCTTACTTTGGTCTTCCAGACGATTTTAAAAACCTATACCACCAATCCCAATTGTCTTCTATCGTTCGTATCCCTCTCACATTCGTTCGAGCGGCTTCGCTCCTCTCCCCTCGACCAAGTTGCTATCTCTATATGGTAGTTGACTATATAAGCTACTTATCGCTAGTAATGACTGTGTTTCCCTATGGTTTCCTAGTCTGTAACTAGCATGTGTTGATTATGTCTCTTGCTAAGTATTGACTGTGTTTGCATACGGCTAGCCAGTCTTCACTAGCTTTTTTCTGCTTGTCTGCCATATGAGAGAGACTTTACTGTAAGCAAGGTAGCTTTTCCAAAACGAAAAAAGTAGACTTGTTCAAGCATCTCTGGCAAGAAAATGGTTTTGCTGCTATATAAAACGAAAAATAGCTATACTTGCTAAGACACCTAGCTAGTATTAACAACAAGCAAGATTCACTCGCTCATCAGCATACGGGCCCCTCTGCTTCCTTGCTAGATTAGAAGCCAAACAAGCTGTTTTAACTTCACTTAGGCAACAAGAGCTAATAGTTAGAAGCAACTGCAACATTGAATAGCGCTTTCAGCTACAGAATGCGAGGTTAGCTACACTTGCTTAGTTCAAACAACAATAGCTACAATAACTGCTAAAACAGCAGAGCTCTTAGCAACATTTCCCCCGAACTACTCACTCAAGCAGGAACAAGAACTCCTAGCTTCAATAGCTACTTTAGCACCTTAGCCCCTAGCTACACTTGCTGCTCTGCATTAGCTACACTTTAGATAACTACTTAGGGCTATAAGTAAGTCAAAAAAGAGCTGTAGATAAGCTTCTATCATTCGTATACCATTGATAGGTATACTCACTTGCTTAGAGTGAGAAACCACTCGCAGTTGACTTGGATGAGCTCGAAACCTGCTTTAAGTAGTCTTTGTTCATCTTAACTGAGACTTCATGCATACTCTTTCGGGGGCTGCATGATGATATGCCGAAAAGCATCTGAAAAGATGTGGGAGCAGTGAAGAGGCGAATGAACAATTGACTACGAGAACCGGCTGAAGTATCTTCCAAAGCATGACCAACCCGGAGAGGGAGCTATCACACAAATCAACTGCATCGGGTACAGCTGCGCGTCCTGAAGAAATCCCAAGTCTTTCGGCAAGACGAGGCACACTTGAAGTAGCCTGCTAATTCCAAGCCAACAGCCTAGATTTAGTACTTTAATCTAAATTATTATCGTAGATAGAGAGCATCACTGAAAGCTTACTAAACTGCTATATATATAGGACGCGATCATGACGGAGTAGCACATAGTGGCCTAAGGCGTTGTTGGTTGTATATTGTTATTTGAAATTGAAAGAGCTTTCTTTCGACCCCCTCGCTCGTCTCTTCTTTTGCTATTTGGACTTCATAGGAATGTGCATTAGCAAgactattttatataagttaagTATTGATTCATCTTCCTACCTACCTTCAAATTACTTCACCTAACAACTCCTCTTCAAAAGAAGAGAAAGCCTACTCCCCAACGCCCTATTATGGGTCACCAGTTTCGTGCTTTTGGCGAGATGCCTATGCTAACTTCCTTGCTGTCTAAGCCCCGGCGCCCAGGCTTCTTGGGTGAAGAGAACTTCTGTCTTCTtcttaaaaaaatgaaacattCTATCCCTTACGCCCTCTTGGTTCCTTGCTTTAAGTGCAGCTACGACTCCTTCCCTTGAGCCCCGGCCTAAGCCTAATGACCTTCCTTACTAAACCACCAACAGCTCTCACGACGGCCTGACTTTCCTCCCGTTCACTTCTTTCTTGCTTGGGAATTGAATCAGAAGCCTCGCCCTGCTCTTTCCCAGTCTCCCTTTTCTATTATACACTGCCCGCTTTCTTCTCCTGATCCTCCACCAGCTTCGCCCCCCAGCCTTCCAACGGATTTCCGTGCTTCCTGTTCCCGCGGCAGACATATGCTCGGTTGAAGATAGGAGTAAAAGAATGTTATTAGAATTTCTCTCGAATTAGGAGATCTATGCTAATAAAAATCCTCGGGTTCGAACAGTTTATTTCCAGAATTTCGCCCGATTTGATGGAATTTTCATTCTTAGGTATTATGCTGATCGTGgtaaggagtataaaattaaaacattgATGAGGAATCATAAAATTTACGAGTTGAAAGTCTATATTGGTGGTAAGTTCTTATTACGTTTCAGAGATTCATGCACATTGCTCCCTAGCAGTCTTGAATCATTAGGTAAGACATTATGTCCTGAATTAGGTGCCAAAGGTTCTATCCCACATTCTGAATTGGAAGTGTCTAATCTTCAGGGTCATAGTGAGGATTTGATAAACTATCTTCGACAAGATATCCTTATCTTAGGTGGTGTGATGTTGAAGGCACAAAAGATTTATTGGGATAAGTATAATATTGATATCGAGGAAGTGATGACATTGTCATCGCTTTCCCTTAAAATCTTTCGTAATAATTATTTGGATGATGAGTCCTTTCATATTCATTTACCTACTAGGAATCAAGACACCTTTATTAGGCGCGGGTATTATGGTGGGCATTCTGATGTCTATAAACCTTATGGGGAGAATCTATACTATTATGATGTGAACTCTTTATATCCTTATATTATGAAAGAATATCCGATGCCTTGTGGTATACCAGTCTGGAAAAAGAATTTGGAGAGCGTCGAATTAGATAGCTTGTTTGGCTTTATTGAGGCCTATGTAGTCTGTCCTACTAATATATCATGTCCATTCTTACCTTATAAGGATAAAGCAGGTACTTTACTCTTTCCTACAGGTAAATTCGTTGGAGTCTTTTATAGCGAAGAGTTGAAGTTTGCTCGTCATTTAGGTTATCATATAATGCCTCTTAGGGGTTATTTTTTTGAGAAGAAGGCCAGTGGTTGGCGCTGACTGTGTTAAAGCCAGGACAGTGTGTGCGTGTCACCAAACACGTGCACCCGCACGGGAGGAAGTAACAATGAGTGAGCTGCTACACTCAAACCTCTTACTTTGCCCGCTGGGTTAGATTCAGCTCTCGCCACCTCTAACTGGGGTATCAGTCCCACATCAGAGAGTTTCCTCTCTTGACGCCACTTCATGCTCACTTCAGAAATGAAGCTAATAAGGCCTAAAGCTGAGCGACGAGTCCACTGGCATGAGAATCAAGCGAAGTAGAGCGATAAGCACACTATCGATTGATCCAAAGAAGCTTAACGACAACTTCCATTCCTGGCCCAGAAGGAAAGAGACGAAAGCAATCCCTTGTTCCATCTTTGGAAGCTAATGGGCCGCCCTTAGAAAACCATGAATCTTGAGGAATTGATGATCTTTTAACAATACCTTCTAAAGGATGGCTAGTCCAAGATGCTGaacaacaaagtttgagtttgGAAAAACACCATCATTATGGGAATGTACACGCGGTAGAAAAATTACGTCAATCTATTGAGATATGCTATTCTACAATTTTATATTTGCGACAAGAAATGAATCCGGATGACTGACCCTTATAATCCAGTCTATATAATGTCTTTTTCGGGAGCTCGTTATTAGTAACTCATTCCCATGCCTTCTTTTCTCAACTCAACGTCCAAACCCCTCTGTTGGCTCAGCTCTAAAGAACAGAGTGTTGAAATCCCTCTCCATCTCGTTCCAGGTAAAGATAGACATTATAGGGAGAGTGAGATAGCAGGTAAAGGCCCCTGTCAAAGAGTTCACGTATCGATAGCTAAACCTTAATAAAAGCATCAAgttttcttttctcttcaaGAGATAAATACCTTTCCTGTTTGTTGATAGAGGAAGGGTAGCCAAAAAGGCGGACAAACTGAGAAGGACCCGCAATCTCTAAGCCAGCTCTTTCTTCGGGGATCAGCTCAACCCGTAAGGAAATGGATTCACACTAAAAATAAATCCTAATTGATAAATTACATCGTGACAAGAAGATGCTACCTTCTTTTTATGGCGTTCTACTAAAGCAATAGTTTCTTTATGATCCCAAGGAAACCCGGAACTGCTCATCTTGGAGCTGATCCAACATCCACGGATTTCTATTCCAGATTGGATGTAAGTCTTTTCACTAGCAGGAGTGCCGGGCTAAACCATTCATCCTTCATCCACCGATCACCAAATCGGCTTAGCCGAGACCAAATCcactttaaaaagaaaaaaaagagaacTAGTTAGGGAGTAAAAAGGTATAAAGGCGTAAAGTAAAGGCACTATGGCAAACACTCGTTTGGTACTCCCATATCAAACACGGGAATAAGAAGTCACTCTTTTTGAGGGCGGACCAATGGACCCATCTCTGATTAGGACCATAAACTAGTTGAAATACTTTAGGCGTCCCGTTACCTCGCCTTGGAATAGAATCAAAGAGGATAGGGTGAGTGGAATATGTAGGCGTAGGCGGTGGTCAACTTATCTTTTCGGTAGTAGAAGGGAAGCTCATTAGGTTAGCTCTTAGGTAAGAAAAAGTGTTAGTAGTCTTCCCTCATTCCCGAGTCGCATTAGCACAAGCCACGAGCGAGCAGCAGGTTCGCGATTTCCAAGTTCTCCTTCTTTATTAGAAGTCAAAGCCCTAGAGCACGGAACTCTAAATCCTAGAAGTAACTtgctctttttctttttgcacCCCCTTGAGAAAAGGGTTTGCCATCGAGTCTTTCTTTTCATTGGTTTAAAAGCCAACCTGATTGAGAAAAGACCAAAGGAAGGTGCGAATAGCTCTAATGTTTGGCAGCCACCACAGGCTGGTTGGTACAAATTGAACTCAGATGCTGCATTTTTTGGAGATAAGAAAATTGGGTTAGGCGCTGTAATGCGAGATACAGTGGGAGATGTAATGGTTGCCACATCTTGTATGGCCTATGGAGAGCAAAATGTAGAGATTGGAGAATCCCTTGCAGCGAGACACGGTATGAAAATAGCACTTGAAGCTGGATTGCGAGATATTGTGCTAGAGGTAGATAGTGTCAAGTACCCGGGTTGATAGACGAAGGTTCGAAGTAATAGTATAGTAGACTAAGGTTTGCAAACCAAGTTGATAGACGCGGGTCTTTATTTCCAAGTTGTAAGACGCCGGGGGCGAAGAGCTTAGTTGAAAGACGGCTGTTCGAAGAGCTTAGTTTAAAGACTAAGGGAAGGGGCAGATCGCCAGGTGAACTCTGCGTGGTGCGCTATAGATCATTCCATTTCTTCATTTCGAAAGCCTCTTTCCGTTCCTTCTACTTCCTCTTTCTTCTTGCTTGAAAAGGGGTGCTCGTTGGAGGGATACCTCCTGTCTGGGAGTCAACTCATTCTTCAACTGCATTCCTTAATGATATGACCTCGTAGATACGGGAAGACCACGACCTAACCAAAGCTCCATTGCTTGCTTTGGCAGGCGCATTTTAGTGTCCATTGCCCTCACTCTTTCAAACCTAAGTGAAGGGCAAAGGTCAAGCCTAGAAAGAACCCTCTATCTGGCACCTCGAATACGACATAATGTGCTAAAGCGTCGTATAGGATATCGAGCATGAATTGCCTAAAACCCATAAGGATGGTACCAATTGTTTCAAGTTTGAATAGATAGAGGACTAAGTAAGGTCCACTCTGAATTCATAGACCCTAAAGTTCTTTCtttgcaaactcaactgaaccatTATTGGAAATTTAggatttttgaaaagaaaatttgaaccCAACATTGATCGAAGGATTGTTCATACACCCTTGCTACTTCCTGGTCGGCTATGACAACATCGTCGCCAAGAACCGCGTATTTAGTAGACTTCTCACCTGTTCTGCACACCTTAATATCAATATATGGTGGGTAAGTGCGAAGAGAGGCCATGAGGACAAAACAAATAGCCTAGCGGTTGACCAGCCACGGTCTCCATATGGCTCCCTTGGGGAAGGGAAGAGAACTAGCTGTTTAACTAATTTGTTTCCACATTTATCCAGCTAGCCACATTCTCAACATCTGGTTGATGCAATCCTTGACTAGATCTTTTGACTTGTATGACTTAGACGTCTATCTCGTCTTTCTCTAAAAAGTGATTCGATCGATGAGATTGATATATTCAAATCTTTCATTGAAAGACAGAATCCAGAGATGGGCTtactatattaatattatacagTGGATTCATTACATCCCGCCTGAAGGAGATACCCGACTTCTTTGGCTTTCGTTTAGCCAACTAGTGAATGCCTGAGAAGGGGGGCTCTCGTGCTTCACTGGATAAAAGCACCAGTCTACCGCTTTCAATACAGCGAGACTTCGCCGATTGAGAATATACTTTGAATAGATAGTAAGAAGAAGGCATTTTTACTCTCTTTCTAGTGGGCTTGGAAGGAAGCGGAATATCCTTCGGTTTACCATATGGTTAGTGGGCGGTATAGGTGAATTGAAAGTTCCAGGGTATAGGAATCCTCTTAAACAGAATAAAAGTCCCTTTCATGGGTAGTAAGCCATTAAAGGGGGGGAAATGGGTATAGAACTATAATCGATAGGATCAAAGGACTTTTTTCCCCACGAGCGTCAatatcaaagaaagaaggttGGCTTTGGCTAGGTGGAAAAGCTCAACTCAAGGCCTCCCTTCCTTACCTTAAAGGCTAGTTACCGCCCCGTGGGTCCTTCAACCAGACTTTGATCGATTCCCCGACATCGTTCCTAATTCATCATATTTTTGGCAGTTATAAATCCTTCCTATTTATCGAGCCATCCTGTATAAGACTCACGTTCGTTTCCCC
The Amaranthus tricolor cultivar Red isolate AtriRed21 chromosome 11, ASM2621246v1, whole genome shotgun sequence DNA segment above includes these coding regions:
- the LOC130826599 gene encoding DNA polymerase-like; translated protein: MRNHKIYELKVYIGGKFLLRFRDSCTLLPSSLESLGKTLCPELGAKGSIPHSELEVSNLQGHSEDLINYLRQDILILGGVMLKAQKIYWDKYNIDIEEVMTLSSLSLKIFRNNYLDDESFHIHLPTRNQDTFIRRGYYGGHSDVYKPYGENLYYYDVNSLYPYIMKEYPMPCGIPVWKKNLESVELDSLFGFIEAYVVCPTNISCPFLPYKDKAGTLLFPTGKFVGVFYSEELKFARHLGYHIMPLRGYFFEKKASGWR